In Leptospira stimsonii, a single window of DNA contains:
- a CDS encoding helix-turn-helix transcriptional regulator has product MAGKLFLIGSNVLLTGVPILNELHEHYSASLILSNGKPFRFRTGSSDWIESRSIFVRPNVEQQLDAQNEDIFIFHFDPDNIRIHGSFFSFPSDYLELDSHLYKRILKFLKAPVNEQEAITLWKELLNELKKDRNGSEERDPRIETVVQKLAESVPDMIPLEELTKFTGLSESRLMHLFKDEVGIPMRKYIQWLRIKACVFSLSRGNSLTLASHEAGFADQAHMSRTFREMFGLKPSLFLKNSSSVQVIFCDFEDDIQL; this is encoded by the coding sequence ATGGCAGGAAAGCTTTTTCTTATCGGTTCAAACGTTCTTTTGACGGGGGTTCCGATCTTGAACGAGTTGCACGAACATTACAGCGCTTCCCTAATTTTAAGCAACGGAAAACCATTTCGATTTAGAACCGGTTCCAGCGATTGGATAGAATCCCGGTCGATCTTCGTTCGTCCCAACGTCGAACAACAGTTAGACGCTCAAAACGAGGATATTTTCATCTTTCACTTTGATCCGGACAATATCCGAATTCACGGCTCTTTTTTCAGTTTTCCCTCCGATTATCTAGAGTTGGATTCTCATCTATATAAAAGAATCTTAAAATTCTTAAAAGCACCCGTTAATGAACAGGAAGCGATTACCCTTTGGAAAGAATTATTAAACGAACTCAAAAAAGATAGGAACGGATCGGAAGAACGTGATCCGAGAATCGAAACCGTAGTTCAAAAACTCGCGGAATCCGTTCCCGATATGATTCCTTTGGAAGAATTGACCAAGTTTACGGGTTTATCCGAAAGCAGATTGATGCATTTGTTCAAGGACGAAGTTGGAATTCCGATGAGAAAATATATCCAATGGCTTAGAATCAAAGCCTGTGTATTTTCTCTTTCTCGCGGAAATTCACTGACGCTTGCGTCGCACGAGGCCGGTTTCGCGGATCAGGCTCATATGAGCCGAACTTTTCGAGAAATGTTCGGACTCAAACCCTCACTTTTTTTGAAAAATAGCAGTTCCGTTCAAGTAATCTTCTGCGATTTCGAGGATGATATCCAACTCTAA
- a CDS encoding LB_137 family protein encodes MSRILLIVTILILSLEISAHRIILKNGEEISGNVTENDPTSEEITIQTDDGERKIQKSEISEMRFEEAGNFLCLELDEDPKRICTHKITKINSQTLFYVTEEGEYLRVALDRVKFAQIKEPSARILQQLSKTNLKFTVSSETDDDILSKISILNDESIMVTRGEAESPVILENKNITKLVFKPEDLTPKNPEASLVLWDYLIPGYYLQRKNYTKSGYAMMGLTGFFIAGAAYEYYAGINVKEKQPLLIPQDNGTFLLFDQSNSEYSRHKQLNHLFLISLSINYLLNTALISFPAVFSISATEKTLPYAMTKERNIEFKMTYTF; translated from the coding sequence ATGAGCAGAATTCTTCTCATAGTAACTATCCTTATTTTATCCCTGGAAATTTCAGCCCATAGAATTATCCTGAAAAACGGAGAAGAGATTTCGGGTAACGTTACGGAAAATGATCCAACTTCGGAAGAGATCACGATTCAAACGGATGACGGCGAGAGAAAGATCCAAAAGAGCGAGATTTCCGAAATGCGTTTCGAAGAAGCCGGAAACTTTCTTTGTTTGGAATTGGACGAAGACCCGAAACGAATCTGCACTCATAAGATTACGAAAATCAATTCGCAGACTCTTTTTTACGTAACGGAAGAAGGAGAATATCTCAGAGTCGCTTTGGATCGTGTAAAATTCGCTCAAATCAAAGAGCCGTCCGCAAGAATTTTACAACAGCTTTCGAAAACGAATTTGAAATTCACGGTTTCCTCGGAAACCGACGACGACATTCTCTCCAAAATTTCGATCCTTAACGACGAATCCATCATGGTAACCCGAGGAGAAGCGGAATCTCCAGTTATTTTAGAAAATAAGAATATTACAAAATTAGTATTCAAGCCAGAGGATCTTACGCCTAAAAATCCGGAAGCCAGTTTGGTTCTCTGGGATTATCTGATTCCGGGTTATTACCTTCAGAGAAAAAATTACACCAAGTCCGGATATGCGATGATGGGACTCACCGGTTTTTTTATTGCCGGAGCCGCATACGAATACTACGCGGGAATCAACGTCAAAGAGAAACAACCTTTACTTATTCCGCAGGATAACGGGACTTTTCTTTTATTCGATCAGAGCAATTCGGAATATTCCAGACACAAACAGCTGAATCATCTTTTTTTGATTTCTTTATCAATTAATTATTTATTAAATACAGCACTCATTTCCTTTCCTGCGGTCTTTTCAATTTCCGCGACGGAAAAAACCCTTCCTTACGCAATGACAAAGGAAAGAAACATCGAATTTAAAATGACGTATACTTTTTAG
- a CDS encoding tetratricopeptide repeat protein, which yields MKKSIAISIIGFLLILPLGFIVLETKLFELRIILERRKILNFSFSSEILRSKFEGIISNKENIKAEMKLNHLQSSMIDSSRDSLSLEPSFIHETGAVLINSVRSLSLKAGINLHLNSSKIRLLEHAFALERNQFYKEAYRTYEESFDQFGKESEEGGFIQLHQGFCLAVQGEFDTALKPLYEVKANHPGTLLSSDAEILISLILKAKQSEKEIESSEDDPEKRARAYFAKGNYAKALEEIERANINSPEMNYIKGYSLEKTGHQPEAIKEYASLAFSNKNKEIAIKANRRLLMLGYYYNAGSEIASLSDKNAERLGDTSEAKEIKTSSEKLKQPSRLLEGVDERRDSKLDIDISKKNQAILEEVLQKSTQFLKKAEDQAPKALIKIIVSDADPVYANRILINGDQTRLFSTHFPITLPTYTIESISMDKNATKDSKLVMTKDTNKQSFLRASFEDDIITVINKTSKKKVPIDSAIKIEVVQ from the coding sequence ATGAAGAAGAGCATCGCCATTTCCATTATAGGATTCCTATTGATTCTTCCTCTCGGCTTCATCGTTTTGGAGACGAAGCTTTTCGAGCTGAGAATCATATTAGAAAGACGTAAAATTCTAAATTTTTCATTTTCCAGCGAAATTCTGCGCTCTAAATTCGAAGGAATCATTTCCAATAAGGAAAACATCAAAGCCGAGATGAAATTGAATCATCTTCAAAGTTCGATGATCGACAGTTCCAGAGATTCACTCTCCTTGGAGCCATCTTTTATACACGAAACCGGAGCCGTATTGATCAATTCCGTTCGTTCTCTTTCCTTAAAGGCGGGTATCAATCTTCATCTTAATTCTTCTAAAATTCGCCTCTTAGAGCACGCGTTTGCCTTGGAAAGAAATCAATTTTATAAGGAAGCTTATAGAACTTACGAAGAATCCTTTGATCAATTCGGTAAGGAATCTGAAGAAGGAGGTTTTATACAACTTCATCAAGGATTCTGCCTCGCGGTCCAAGGCGAATTCGATACGGCTCTTAAACCTCTCTATGAAGTGAAGGCAAATCATCCGGGCACTCTACTTTCCAGCGACGCAGAAATTCTTATTTCTCTGATTTTAAAAGCGAAACAGAGCGAAAAGGAAATCGAGTCGAGCGAGGATGACCCGGAAAAAAGAGCAAGAGCGTATTTCGCTAAAGGAAACTACGCGAAGGCATTAGAAGAAATCGAAAGAGCAAACATCAATTCACCTGAGATGAATTATATAAAAGGTTATTCCTTGGAGAAAACGGGACATCAGCCGGAGGCGATCAAAGAATACGCAAGCCTTGCATTCTCTAACAAGAACAAAGAGATCGCGATCAAAGCGAATCGTAGACTTTTGATGTTGGGTTATTATTACAACGCGGGTTCCGAAATCGCGAGCCTTTCCGATAAGAACGCGGAAAGACTTGGAGATACTTCCGAAGCGAAGGAAATTAAAACTTCTTCTGAAAAATTGAAACAGCCAAGCAGACTGCTTGAAGGCGTTGATGAAAGACGGGATTCTAAACTGGATATTGACATTTCCAAAAAGAACCAGGCCATCTTGGAAGAAGTTCTTCAGAAATCTACCCAATTCTTAAAAAAAGCGGAAGATCAGGCTCCAAAGGCCCTTATCAAGATCATCGTTTCGGACGCAGATCCGGTTTATGCAAATAGAATCTTGATCAACGGAGATCAAACGAGATTATTTTCGACTCACTTCCCGATCACGCTTCCCACTTATACGATCGAATCCATTTCGATGGATAAAAACGCCACAAAGGATTCTAAACTGGTAATGACTAAAGATACGAACAAACAATCCTTCTTAAGGGCATCCTTTGAGGACGATATAATAACCGTGATAAATAAAACTTCTAAGAAGAAGGTTCCGATCGATTCCGCGATTAAAATCGAGGTGGTCCAATGA
- a CDS encoding cytochrome c, with translation MMNFFGNLLSRIFLTIILVIIGGLGFLYIKYPAIGKKEEIKIAHTPEQVRRGEYLVNNVAACMGCHTGERDPQKLFYPFDKSIGAGNLKFGEEMGLPGTFYSRNITPALTGLKNWSDTDIFYAITSGVSKDGSPLFPLMPYENYAQLDKEDIYAIIAYIRTIPAVENHVEKSKANFPMNLIMRTIPKPPEFSQRPNPKDTIAYGKYMFTLAACNDCHTQKIKGKPIEGMELAGGFEFALATGGKVRSSNISPDIQTGIGTWTRENFIARFKASVARAKANPDIKPGEFNSLMPWLEYAGMNDQDLGAIYAFLMSSKPVSNKVQTFEK, from the coding sequence ATGATGAATTTTTTTGGAAATCTTTTGAGTAGAATTTTTCTTACTATTATTTTGGTGATAATAGGCGGCCTTGGCTTTCTATATATTAAATATCCAGCCATTGGTAAAAAAGAGGAAATCAAAATCGCCCACACTCCCGAACAAGTCCGAAGGGGGGAATATTTAGTAAATAACGTTGCCGCTTGTATGGGGTGTCATACGGGAGAAAGAGATCCTCAAAAGCTATTCTACCCATTTGATAAAAGCATCGGTGCAGGAAATTTAAAGTTCGGCGAAGAGATGGGCTTACCTGGAACATTCTACTCCAGAAACATCACTCCCGCCTTGACCGGTTTGAAGAATTGGTCCGATACCGATATTTTTTATGCAATCACATCCGGTGTTTCAAAAGATGGCTCGCCACTCTTTCCTCTTATGCCGTATGAAAATTACGCGCAGTTGGATAAGGAAGATATCTACGCAATCATTGCTTACATAAGAACGATTCCGGCTGTAGAAAATCATGTGGAAAAGTCGAAAGCAAACTTTCCTATGAATCTGATTATGAGAACCATACCGAAACCGCCTGAGTTCTCGCAAAGACCTAATCCGAAAGATACGATCGCCTACGGAAAGTATATGTTTACACTCGCGGCTTGCAACGATTGTCATACTCAGAAGATAAAAGGTAAACCCATCGAAGGAATGGAACTCGCTGGAGGCTTCGAATTTGCTTTAGCCACCGGTGGAAAAGTAAGAAGCTCAAACATCTCGCCTGACATTCAAACCGGAATCGGAACATGGACAAGGGAAAACTTTATCGCACGATTCAAAGCAAGCGTTGCGAGAGCAAAAGCCAACCCCGATATCAAACCGGGTGAGTTCAATAGTTTAATGCCTTGGCTGGAATATGCAGGTATGAATGACCAAGACTTAGGAGCCATCTATGCGTTTCTCATGAGTTCGAAGCCGGTTTCCAACAAAGTCCAGACTTTTGAAAAATAA
- a CDS encoding DUF962 domain-containing protein — protein MKPIEQWLTEYADSHQNKINKRIHWIMVPTIMFTLLGMLWSIPSGSIQSILPESLGQARLFLNWATIFALITGIFYLRLSIPLFIGMMLMVVVMLSGIYYIALSGISTLISISVGVFIVAWVFQFIGHKIEGKKPSFFKDLQFLLIGPAWCLSFFYKKIGISY, from the coding sequence ATGAAACCAATCGAACAGTGGCTGACCGAATACGCAGATAGCCATCAGAATAAAATTAACAAAAGAATCCACTGGATTATGGTGCCGACCATTATGTTTACGTTATTAGGAATGTTGTGGTCCATACCTTCCGGATCGATTCAAAGTATTCTTCCCGAATCTTTAGGACAGGCCCGCCTCTTTTTAAACTGGGCAACGATCTTCGCTTTGATCACGGGAATCTTTTATCTCAGGCTTTCCATTCCTTTGTTCATAGGAATGATGCTTATGGTCGTCGTTATGTTATCCGGAATCTACTACATCGCGCTATCCGGAATTTCCACTTTGATAAGTATCTCCGTGGGGGTTTTTATCGTAGCTTGGGTTTTTCAGTTTATCGGTCATAAAATCGAAGGTAAAAAACCTTCCTTCTTCAAAGATCTTCAATTTCTTTTGATCGGTCCGGCTTGGTGTCTGAGCTTTTTTTATAAAAAAATCGGGATTTCCTACTAA
- a CDS encoding SpoIIE family protein phosphatase has product MKRSLRLQIISIYSLLTVINLTFVAVMIFENQTDLLIDNFTLESDQIARKILKKIEGLETQNYEDKEQLADIENKLLSIGIENFSIVSVEDRSVEKFKINLEHGTPTSIDYLKSKLATIINAKEAINSSYDIELDSENFIVSLIFYLTEKTFLVSQVRVKEILDRLNSLYIQLGLLLLWGVIFHILFGIFLYRKIFVRLFILKEVSETMATGDLSARALWNFSSKDELDLLGTTFNGMVERISSQVESLEYKNNQIQTELEIGKNVQECLLPGKRRKFNLITLDIFYKPMREVSGDIYDVIEINEDRTVFFLADATGHGVSAALITSIIHYNIENIMKETVNPSFIFTRLSEKLFDTLQGSFFATGIFVLFDKEGYAYFCSAGHNPIYYFRKNKDKIVTLDSTGHILGIGIPEEYQVLKIKTEPGDKILVYTDGILDATSPTGEQFGDDRLLQLFQSNVHLDAKEITSVIKKEVDIFADHFPDDVTFGIIEIQ; this is encoded by the coding sequence ATGAAACGATCACTGAGACTCCAGATAATTTCTATCTATTCCTTATTGACAGTGATCAATCTCACCTTTGTCGCTGTAATGATCTTTGAGAATCAAACGGATTTATTGATTGATAACTTCACACTGGAATCGGACCAAATCGCAAGAAAAATTCTGAAGAAAATCGAAGGCTTGGAAACCCAAAACTACGAGGACAAGGAACAATTAGCGGATATAGAGAATAAACTGCTAAGCATTGGGATTGAAAATTTTTCGATCGTTTCCGTTGAGGATAGATCCGTTGAAAAGTTCAAAATCAATCTTGAACACGGAACTCCTACTTCCATAGATTATCTCAAAAGCAAACTGGCCACCATCATCAACGCTAAAGAGGCGATCAATAGTTCTTACGATATCGAGCTCGATTCGGAAAACTTTATCGTAAGTCTCATTTTCTATCTGACCGAGAAAACGTTCTTAGTCTCTCAAGTTAGAGTGAAAGAAATCTTGGATCGGCTCAATTCCTTATACATTCAGCTTGGGCTACTACTTCTCTGGGGTGTGATCTTTCACATTCTTTTCGGTATTTTTCTTTATCGCAAAATCTTCGTTCGTCTCTTTATTCTCAAAGAAGTCAGTGAAACCATGGCGACGGGGGATTTGAGCGCGCGGGCGCTCTGGAACTTTTCCTCAAAAGACGAGCTGGATCTCTTAGGAACCACCTTTAACGGAATGGTGGAAAGAATTTCTTCCCAAGTCGAAAGTTTAGAATATAAGAATAATCAAATTCAAACGGAATTGGAAATCGGTAAGAACGTTCAAGAGTGTTTATTACCCGGTAAAAGAAGAAAATTCAATCTGATTACCTTGGATATTTTTTACAAACCGATGCGCGAAGTCAGCGGAGATATCTACGACGTCATCGAAATCAACGAAGATAGAACGGTATTCTTTCTTGCAGACGCGACGGGACACGGTGTTTCTGCGGCGCTTATCACCTCCATCATCCACTATAATATAGAAAATATCATGAAGGAAACGGTTAATCCTTCGTTTATATTTACTCGTTTGAGTGAAAAGCTCTTCGACACTCTGCAAGGTTCATTCTTTGCGACCGGTATTTTTGTCCTCTTCGACAAGGAAGGCTACGCGTACTTCTGTAGCGCCGGTCATAACCCGATCTACTATTTCAGAAAAAATAAGGATAAAATCGTCACACTCGATTCCACGGGGCATATCCTCGGAATCGGTATCCCGGAAGAATACCAAGTTCTAAAAATAAAAACGGAACCCGGTGATAAAATTTTAGTTTATACGGACGGAATTCTCGATGCGACTTCTCCAACGGGAGAACAATTCGGGGACGATCGTCTTCTTCAACTTTTTCAGTCGAACGTACATCTGGATGCGAAAGAAATCACGTCGGTTATCAAAAAGGAAGTCGATATTTTCGCGGATCATTTTCCCGACGATGTTACGTTTGGAATTATCGAAATTCAATAA
- a CDS encoding DUF1566 domain-containing protein, with the protein MKRIKLILLLIILFGLENKITAIGGAYSDLGDGTIQDAGNRLLWRKCIRGRGTAGMNYTDCGTSSGPAEASNWTNALSYCRNLGTTLGDGRQWRLPSVKELISIVDYRVTSMPIINASLFPNTTTGRYWTSTNSFAMGSSPTLSGNGNNESDPKQYVASSENVDQHYKIPEGTNYRSMAYIVDFAIGGVVEYPKSNTNGYVRCVTSY; encoded by the coding sequence ATGAAACGAATCAAACTAATACTACTTCTAATCATTCTTTTCGGATTAGAAAACAAAATCACCGCAATCGGTGGCGCTTACTCCGATTTAGGAGACGGAACCATTCAAGATGCCGGAAATAGACTTCTTTGGAGAAAATGTATTCGAGGTAGAGGAACCGCAGGTATGAATTATACGGATTGTGGAACCTCTTCCGGTCCGGCCGAAGCAAGCAACTGGACAAACGCACTGAGTTATTGCAGAAATTTAGGAACCACTTTGGGCGACGGAAGGCAGTGGAGATTACCTTCCGTTAAAGAATTGATTTCGATCGTTGATTACCGAGTTACATCGATGCCGATCATCAATGCCTCTCTATTTCCAAATACGACAACGGGAAGATATTGGACTTCAACAAATTCTTTTGCGATGGGAAGTAGCCCGACATTATCCGGAAACGGGAATAACGAAAGCGATCCAAAACAGTATGTAGCTTCCTCCGAAAACGTAGACCAACACTATAAGATTCCCGAAGGAACGAACTATCGATCGATGGCTTACATAGTAGATTTCGCGATTGGAGGAGTCGTCGAATATCCGAAATCCAATACAAACGGTTACGTTCGTTGTGTCACCAGTTATTGA
- a CDS encoding STAS domain-containing protein, producing MQNTNSGGVASKDELQVQEITDSHVAGVLKKNMAILKTTGEISLFSAKKFKEAMTDRIENGVNIFLVDLSTTTHIDSSGLAAFISTQARLFKEAQGKIIIFNVPTHLQKIFELTRLDKLIGITLDLDAAMDKAIS from the coding sequence ATGCAAAACACAAACTCAGGCGGAGTAGCCTCTAAAGACGAGCTTCAGGTTCAGGAAATCACCGATTCGCACGTGGCGGGAGTTCTCAAAAAGAATATGGCGATCCTGAAAACCACCGGTGAGATCAGCCTCTTTTCGGCGAAAAAGTTCAAAGAAGCGATGACCGATAGAATTGAAAATGGAGTGAACATTTTCTTAGTGGATCTTTCCACTACGACTCATATCGATTCTTCCGGTTTGGCGGCTTTTATCAGCACACAAGCGAGACTTTTTAAGGAAGCTCAAGGAAAGATCATCATCTTCAACGTTCCAACGCATCTTCAAAAGATCTTCGAACTTACAAGACTCGACAAATTGATCGGAATCACACTCGACTTAGACGCGGCTATGGACAAGGCAATTTCCTAA